From one Pandoraea faecigallinarum genomic stretch:
- a CDS encoding 2OG-Fe(II) oxygenase, translating into MEVRPKIAAEIAQLRQAFRESGAVLVEEVLDEAGARDAHQRLASHQEWFITIKEPARVSGRGCTEWRVAEWERMSARQKRTIINDLHERAAASFEMYFKQYPLIEKFRIGEDGDIPMMRIARLLVSGAFLELIGNITGIDGLTDVTGMASRFDAGHFILSHTDRQPEGSVGRREVAFVLYLTEGWRDDWGAHTCLWSEGASAAVCIPPRFNTMLIFRVPRAHSVLYVPPFVTASRLALAGWAYSRT; encoded by the coding sequence ATGGAAGTGCGACCCAAAATCGCCGCAGAAATAGCGCAGTTGCGCCAGGCTTTCCGGGAATCAGGCGCTGTGCTCGTCGAGGAGGTGCTCGATGAGGCGGGCGCCCGCGATGCGCATCAGCGGCTTGCCTCGCATCAGGAGTGGTTTATCACCATAAAAGAACCTGCCCGAGTATCGGGGCGTGGTTGCACCGAATGGCGGGTAGCTGAATGGGAGCGCATGTCGGCCCGACAAAAACGTACAATTATTAACGATCTTCATGAACGGGCAGCCGCTTCGTTCGAGATGTATTTCAAGCAGTACCCGCTGATTGAAAAATTCAGGATCGGCGAAGATGGCGACATCCCGATGATGCGCATCGCGCGCCTCCTGGTGAGCGGTGCCTTTCTCGAGCTCATCGGCAACATTACGGGTATCGATGGCCTGACCGACGTGACCGGCATGGCTTCACGATTCGACGCGGGGCACTTCATCCTGTCGCATACGGATCGACAGCCGGAAGGATCCGTGGGCCGTCGCGAAGTTGCTTTTGTTCTTTACCTGACGGAGGGTTGGCGTGATGATTGGGGGGCACATACTTGCCTGTGGTCGGAAGGGGCCTCCGCGGCCGTCTGCATCCCGCCACGATTCAATACCATGCTGATTTTCCGCGTTCCGCGGGCGCACTCCGTGCTGTACGTGCCGCCCTTTGTCACAGCAAGCCGGCTCGCACTGGCAGGTTGGGCTTACAGCAGAACCTAA